From the Hevea brasiliensis isolate MT/VB/25A 57/8 chromosome 15, ASM3005281v1, whole genome shotgun sequence genome, one window contains:
- the LOC110646739 gene encoding uncharacterized protein LOC110646739 isoform X2, with protein sequence MMNTSQFMDKQVMDLTSSSTSNQSPSPSTAGGDFIDLMNPPQGDSQHQSHYNSNASSIIGSAGDSGIRKEEIVPSYDFQPNYGSLDSIEPARVLVEKDQNASDVAIVSEIDKSMKKYADNLVHILEGVSARLTQLESRTRHLENSVDDLKLSVENNHGSTDGKIRHLENILREVQTGVHLLKEKQEIVESQLQLTKLQVSKGGQQQSETQNSGHMDTVQQAASAPPQSHQQLQQAAPAPPHTHQQLPPITFPQSIPSVPVSVPPPAVPPPPIFQQNLSPPAPLPNQLPQSQIPSVPQREPYYSPPSQTQDPPNLQYQVSPSQHSQPSHAGPPHQSYQLAPQPQYSQPPQLPQPQTQPLVSVCHHPEEAPYVPSQSYPPSLRQSSSQPASGAPPSPQFYGAPSHIFEPPSSRPSSGFSAGYDPPSGTTESYPYGGPPSQYGSKPPMKPQQLSSLAMSHSAGSGYPQLPTARILPHALPTASGVGGGSSSSGTGNRVPIDDVVDKVTNMGFPREHVRATVRKLTENGESVDLNIVLDKLMNDGEVQFQRSWLGR encoded by the exons ATGATGAATACGTCTCAGTTTATGGACAAGCAGGTAATGGATTTgacatcttcttcaacctcaaatCAATCGCCGTCGCCTTCCACCGCCGGCGGAGATTTTATTGATCTGATGAATCCTCCCCAGGGCGACAGTCAACACCAGAGTCATTATAATTCCAATGCTAGTTCCATAATTGGAAGTGCTGGTGATAGTGGGATCAGGAAGGAGGAGATCGTTCCCAGTTACGATTTTCAGCCG AATTATGGTTCTTTGGACTCTATTGAACCTGCAAGAGTCCTTGTTGAGAAGGATCAAAATGCTTCTGATGTGGCAATAGTGTCTGAGATTGATAAATCGATGAAGAAATATGCTGATAATTTGGTGCATATTCTGGAAGGTGTCAGTGCACGACTGACACAACTGGAGAGCAGAACCCGCCACCTTGAGAATTCTGTGGATGATTTGAAACTGTCTGTTGAAAACAATCATGGAAGCACAGATGGGAAAATAAGGCACCTGGAGAACATTTTGAGAGAG GTGCAAACAGGGGTGCATCTTTTAAAGGAGAAGCAGGAAATAGTTGAGAGTCAGCTGCAACTTACAAAGCTGCAAGTATCTAAGGGAGGCCAGCAACAATCAGAAACCCAAAACTCTGGGCACATGGACACTGTGCAGCAAGCAGCATCTGCCCCTCCACAATCTCACCAGCAGCTGCAACAAGCAGCACCTGCCCCTCCACATACTCACCAACAACTTCCTCCCATCACTTTTCCGCAATCCATTCCTTCTGTTCCTGTTTCTGTTCCTCCTCCTGCTGTCCCTCCACCACCTATTTTCCAACAAAATTTGTCACCTCCTGCTCCACTTCCAAACCAGTTACCGCAGAGTCAGATTCCCTCTGTCCCTCAGAGAGAGCCTTACTATTCACCGCCTAGTCAAACACAAGATCCTCCAAATCTACAATATCAGGTATCTCCATCACAGCATTCACAGCCCTCTCATGCAGGACCACCACATCAATCATATCAACTTGCCCCTCAACCACAGTACTCTCAGCCACCCCAGTTGCCTCAACCCCAAACTCAACCATTAGTTTCAGTATGTCACCATCCTGAAGAGGCACCTTATGTTCCCTCTCAGAGTTACCCACCAAGCTTACGCCAGTCATCCTCTCAGCCAGCTAGTGGGGCTCCTCCTTCCCCGCAGTTTTATGGGGCTCCTTCACACATATTTGAACCACCATCCAGTAGACCAAGTTCAGGGTTTTCAGCAGGATATGACCCACCTTCTGGGACTACTGAATCTTATCCTTATGGCGGACCACCTTCTCAGTATGGTAGCAAACCTCCAATGAAACCACAGCAGCTCTCATCTCTTGCTATGTCTCACAGTGCTGGAAGTGGGTACCCTCAGCTTCCCACTGCTCGGATATTACCACATGCATTACCTACTGCTTCTGGGGTTGGTGGTGGTTCTAGTTCTTCTGGAACTGGAAATAGGGTTCCCATTGATGATGTGGTTGATAAAGTGACAAATATGGGATTTCCAAGAGAACATGTTCGAGCAACTGTTAGGAAGTTGACAGAGAATGGTGAATCAGTTGATCTGAACATAGTGCTTGATAAGCTGATGAATGATGGAGAAGTCCAGTTCCAGAGAAGTTGGCTTGGTCGGTGA
- the LOC110646739 gene encoding uncharacterized protein LOC110646739 isoform X1 yields MMNTSQFMDKQVMDLTSSSTSNQSPSPSTAGGDFIDLMNPPQGDSQHQSHYNSNASSIIGSAGDSGIRKEEIVPSYDFQPVRSIASSLDSSIPGLGAPTSASRVWNSADSKSNSVHISSALPIRNYGSLDSIEPARVLVEKDQNASDVAIVSEIDKSMKKYADNLVHILEGVSARLTQLESRTRHLENSVDDLKLSVENNHGSTDGKIRHLENILREVQTGVHLLKEKQEIVESQLQLTKLQVSKGGQQQSETQNSGHMDTVQQAASAPPQSHQQLQQAAPAPPHTHQQLPPITFPQSIPSVPVSVPPPAVPPPPIFQQNLSPPAPLPNQLPQSQIPSVPQREPYYSPPSQTQDPPNLQYQVSPSQHSQPSHAGPPHQSYQLAPQPQYSQPPQLPQPQTQPLVSVCHHPEEAPYVPSQSYPPSLRQSSSQPASGAPPSPQFYGAPSHIFEPPSSRPSSGFSAGYDPPSGTTESYPYGGPPSQYGSKPPMKPQQLSSLAMSHSAGSGYPQLPTARILPHALPTASGVGGGSSSSGTGNRVPIDDVVDKVTNMGFPREHVRATVRKLTENGESVDLNIVLDKLMNDGEVQFQRSWLGR; encoded by the exons ATGATGAATACGTCTCAGTTTATGGACAAGCAGGTAATGGATTTgacatcttcttcaacctcaaatCAATCGCCGTCGCCTTCCACCGCCGGCGGAGATTTTATTGATCTGATGAATCCTCCCCAGGGCGACAGTCAACACCAGAGTCATTATAATTCCAATGCTAGTTCCATAATTGGAAGTGCTGGTGATAGTGGGATCAGGAAGGAGGAGATCGTTCCCAGTTACGATTTTCAGCCGGTTCGTTCTATTGCTTCGAGTCTTGATTCTTCCATTCCTGGTCTCGGAGCTCCAACTTCTGCCTCTAGGGTTTGGAATTCCGCTGATTCTAAATCTAATTCCGTTCACATTTCTTCTGCCTTGCCTATCAGA AATTATGGTTCTTTGGACTCTATTGAACCTGCAAGAGTCCTTGTTGAGAAGGATCAAAATGCTTCTGATGTGGCAATAGTGTCTGAGATTGATAAATCGATGAAGAAATATGCTGATAATTTGGTGCATATTCTGGAAGGTGTCAGTGCACGACTGACACAACTGGAGAGCAGAACCCGCCACCTTGAGAATTCTGTGGATGATTTGAAACTGTCTGTTGAAAACAATCATGGAAGCACAGATGGGAAAATAAGGCACCTGGAGAACATTTTGAGAGAG GTGCAAACAGGGGTGCATCTTTTAAAGGAGAAGCAGGAAATAGTTGAGAGTCAGCTGCAACTTACAAAGCTGCAAGTATCTAAGGGAGGCCAGCAACAATCAGAAACCCAAAACTCTGGGCACATGGACACTGTGCAGCAAGCAGCATCTGCCCCTCCACAATCTCACCAGCAGCTGCAACAAGCAGCACCTGCCCCTCCACATACTCACCAACAACTTCCTCCCATCACTTTTCCGCAATCCATTCCTTCTGTTCCTGTTTCTGTTCCTCCTCCTGCTGTCCCTCCACCACCTATTTTCCAACAAAATTTGTCACCTCCTGCTCCACTTCCAAACCAGTTACCGCAGAGTCAGATTCCCTCTGTCCCTCAGAGAGAGCCTTACTATTCACCGCCTAGTCAAACACAAGATCCTCCAAATCTACAATATCAGGTATCTCCATCACAGCATTCACAGCCCTCTCATGCAGGACCACCACATCAATCATATCAACTTGCCCCTCAACCACAGTACTCTCAGCCACCCCAGTTGCCTCAACCCCAAACTCAACCATTAGTTTCAGTATGTCACCATCCTGAAGAGGCACCTTATGTTCCCTCTCAGAGTTACCCACCAAGCTTACGCCAGTCATCCTCTCAGCCAGCTAGTGGGGCTCCTCCTTCCCCGCAGTTTTATGGGGCTCCTTCACACATATTTGAACCACCATCCAGTAGACCAAGTTCAGGGTTTTCAGCAGGATATGACCCACCTTCTGGGACTACTGAATCTTATCCTTATGGCGGACCACCTTCTCAGTATGGTAGCAAACCTCCAATGAAACCACAGCAGCTCTCATCTCTTGCTATGTCTCACAGTGCTGGAAGTGGGTACCCTCAGCTTCCCACTGCTCGGATATTACCACATGCATTACCTACTGCTTCTGGGGTTGGTGGTGGTTCTAGTTCTTCTGGAACTGGAAATAGGGTTCCCATTGATGATGTGGTTGATAAAGTGACAAATATGGGATTTCCAAGAGAACATGTTCGAGCAACTGTTAGGAAGTTGACAGAGAATGGTGAATCAGTTGATCTGAACATAGTGCTTGATAAGCTGATGAATGATGGAGAAGTCCAGTTCCAGAGAAGTTGGCTTGGTCGGTGA